The Pseudomonas sp. KU26590 genomic sequence TGACCACCGCCGCTGCCGCCTACCACTGGGTCAGCGAGCTGTACAACCGCAGTCCGTTCATTGCCGCACGCGACCGCCACACCGACGACGCCGAATTGCCGATTCAACACGGGCACTTCTACTACGTCGATCACTACCCCGATTCCCACCTGTTCGACGACGCCGAGCATCTGCGGACCGCCCACGCGCCCAATTTCCTCTTCGTCCACCCGATGAACATCGACGACGCCGGCCACAAGCACGGCCTCGACACCCCGCAGTACCGCAACAGCGCACGCTCCGCCGACATCATTCTCGCCGAGTATCTGCAGCGCTGGCTGGATGCGGGCTATCAAGTGCTGGTGACCGCTGACCACGGCATGAACAACGACCGTTCCCACAACGGCGTGCTGCCGGAAGAACGCGAGGTCCCGCTGTTCGTGCTGGGTGACGCCTTCAGCCTCGCACCCGACGCACAACCGAAACAGACCGATATCTGCGGCACTGTCTGCGAGCTGCTCGGTGTGACCCACGACAAACCTGTGTGCAACGAGGTGCTCAAGTGAATTCACAAAGCCGCGGCAAATGGCTGGCGCTGTTGTGCCTCGTGCCTTTTGCGGTGTTCTTCATCGCGTTCCAGATCGCGCCGCTGGCCTGGGTGGCGATCAACAGCCTGCAATCGGACGCCGGCTGGGGCATCGACAACTTCATCAAGGCGTTCAACTCGCGCTTCTACCGCCAGGCGATGCAGTACAGCCTGGAGATCAGCTTCTGGTCGAGCCTGATCGGCATCATCATCGCGATCCTCGGCAGTTATTCCCTGCGCAAAGTGCCGTCGCGCCTGCGGGATTTCGTCAGTGCGTTCGCCAACATGACCAGCAACTTCTCCGGCGTCCCGCTGGCGTTTGCCTTCATCATCCTGCTCGGTTTCAACGGCGCGCTGACGCTGATTCTCAAACAGGCCGGGATCATCGATGACTTCAACCTGTACTCGAAAACCGGCCTGATCATTCTCTACACCTACTTCCAGATCCCCCTGGGCGTGCTGTTGCTCTACCCCGCTTTCGACGCGCTGCGTGAAGACTGGCGCGAGTCGGCGTCGTTGCTGGGTGCGAGCAGTTGGGATTTCTGGCGGCACATCGGCATTCCGGTGCTGACCCCGGCGCTGCTCGGCACCTTCGTGATCCTGCTGGCCAACGCGCTGGGCGCCTATGCCACCGTGTACGCGCTGACCACCGGCAACTTCAACGTGCTGCCGATCCGCATCGCGGCGATGGTGGCGGGCGATATCACGCTGGACCCGAACATGGCCAGCGCCCTGGCGATGATTCTGGTGGGGATGATGACACTGGTGACGGTGGTGCATCAGTGGCTGTTGAAGAGGAGCTACCATGTCTCGCGCTGAACGCCGCCCGCCGGGGCTTTACCACCGCGTCGTGGTGTACCTGCTGTTTCTGATTCTGCTGGCGCCGCTGCTG encodes the following:
- a CDS encoding alkaline phosphatase family protein; translated protein: MRHNVILILLDGLSYSVAQHAMGHLLAYRNAGRAALYKLECELPSLSRPLYECILTGVAPIDSGIVHNQVSRPSNQRSVFHYATDAGLTTAAAAYHWVSELYNRSPFIAARDRHTDDAELPIQHGHFYYVDHYPDSHLFDDAEHLRTAHAPNFLFVHPMNIDDAGHKHGLDTPQYRNSARSADIILAEYLQRWLDAGYQVLVTADHGMNNDRSHNGVLPEEREVPLFVLGDAFSLAPDAQPKQTDICGTVCELLGVTHDKPVCNEVLK
- a CDS encoding ABC transporter permease produces the protein MNSQSRGKWLALLCLVPFAVFFIAFQIAPLAWVAINSLQSDAGWGIDNFIKAFNSRFYRQAMQYSLEISFWSSLIGIIIAILGSYSLRKVPSRLRDFVSAFANMTSNFSGVPLAFAFIILLGFNGALTLILKQAGIIDDFNLYSKTGLIILYTYFQIPLGVLLLYPAFDALREDWRESASLLGASSWDFWRHIGIPVLTPALLGTFVILLANALGAYATVYALTTGNFNVLPIRIAAMVAGDITLDPNMASALAMILVGMMTLVTVVHQWLLKRSYHVSR